Proteins found in one Amycolatopsis aidingensis genomic segment:
- a CDS encoding MFS transporter, producing the protein MTPSEEDTTQPDPRRWKALAVTLAAGFMSLLDVSIVNVALPSIQRGLDATSGEVQWVVSGYALTFGLMLVSGGRLGDALGRRRMFILALSAFVLTSALAGAAPDEVTLVLARLLQGFAAGMLTPQNTGLIQDLFQGAERGKAFGLFGATVGISTAVGPVLGGLIIAGFGEQDGWRWVFFVNVPIGAVAVLLAARLLPKERPRGRRLRAEIDLLGMLLLGLAVLGVLLPLVQSEQGGLGRLWWMFPLAAVFGFAFVCWERRRVRRECPPLLDPRLFTSTPGYATGASLGAMYFCGFAGIWLVFALFFQQGLGYSPLESGLAVTPFAVGSAVSAAVAGRLVARWRRRLTVTGLVLVATGLAAVALIVLLVPADREGAAVALPLLVAGIGGGMVISPNTTMTLERVPPGLAGVAGGALQTGQRIGTAIGTAVLASVFHAVAAQGRYPAALSVAMLCAVGFVGCALALAVVELRREPHRKRGKSAQKVTASGPFE; encoded by the coding sequence CTGACCCCGTCGGAGGAGGACACCACGCAGCCAGACCCGCGCCGGTGGAAGGCACTCGCGGTCACCCTCGCCGCCGGGTTCATGAGCCTGCTCGACGTGAGCATCGTGAACGTCGCGCTGCCCTCCATCCAGCGCGGGCTGGACGCCACCAGCGGTGAGGTGCAGTGGGTGGTCTCCGGCTACGCGCTGACCTTCGGGCTGATGCTGGTCTCCGGCGGCAGGCTCGGCGACGCGCTCGGCAGGCGGCGGATGTTCATCCTCGCGCTGAGCGCCTTCGTGCTGACCAGCGCGCTGGCCGGGGCCGCGCCCGATGAGGTCACGCTGGTGCTGGCCCGGCTGTTGCAGGGTTTCGCCGCGGGCATGCTCACCCCGCAGAACACCGGCCTGATCCAGGACCTCTTCCAGGGCGCGGAACGGGGCAAGGCCTTCGGGCTGTTCGGCGCGACGGTCGGCATCTCCACCGCGGTCGGCCCGGTGCTCGGCGGCCTGATCATCGCCGGGTTCGGCGAGCAGGACGGCTGGCGCTGGGTGTTCTTCGTCAACGTGCCGATCGGTGCCGTTGCCGTGCTGCTGGCGGCCCGGCTGCTGCCGAAGGAACGGCCGCGGGGGCGCCGCCTGCGCGCCGAGATCGACCTGCTCGGCATGTTGCTGCTCGGCCTTGCGGTACTGGGCGTGCTGCTGCCGCTGGTGCAGTCCGAGCAGGGCGGGCTGGGCAGGCTGTGGTGGATGTTCCCGCTCGCCGCGGTGTTCGGGTTCGCCTTCGTGTGCTGGGAGCGGCGCCGGGTGCGGCGGGAGTGCCCGCCGCTGCTGGACCCCCGGTTGTTCACCAGCACGCCGGGGTACGCAACCGGTGCCTCGCTCGGCGCGATGTACTTCTGCGGTTTCGCCGGGATCTGGCTGGTCTTCGCGCTGTTCTTCCAGCAGGGCCTCGGTTACTCCCCGCTGGAGTCCGGGCTGGCGGTCACCCCGTTCGCGGTGGGCTCGGCGGTCTCGGCCGCGGTGGCCGGGCGGTTGGTCGCCCGCTGGCGGCGCAGGCTGACCGTCACCGGGCTGGTGCTGGTCGCCACCGGGCTGGCCGCGGTCGCGCTGATCGTGTTACTGGTGCCTGCCGACCGCGAGGGCGCCGCGGTGGCGCTGCCGTTGCTGGTCGCCGGGATCGGCGGCGGGATGGTGATCTCCCCGAACACCACGATGACCCTGGAACGGGTGCCGCCGGGGCTGGCCGGGGTCGCGGGTGGAGCGTTGCAGACGGGGCAGCGGATCGGGACCGCGATCGGCACGGCCGTGCTCGCCTCGGTGTTCCACGCGGTGGCGGCACAGGGCCGGTACCCGGCGGCGCTTTCGGTGGCGATGCTGTGCGCCGTGGGCTTCGTCGGCTGCGCCCTCGCGCTCGCCGTGGTCGAGCTGCGCCGCGAACCTCACCGGAAGCGGGGGAAATCAGCACAGAAAGTTACTGCGTCTGGTCCATTCGAGTGA
- a CDS encoding roadblock/LC7 domain-containing protein yields the protein MTAAKPSTEDFTWLINDFVRKVHGVTHALIMSSDGFPLTASDEVSGDDAEQLAAISSGLLSLAANSAALFEKGSCEQIIIRLTRGYFLFMGIGSGAGLAVLTGPDCDMKVVAYEMTQFVTNAGHVLTPERRADLRRVLTARRPRQA from the coding sequence GTGACGGCAGCCAAACCCAGTACCGAAGACTTCACCTGGTTGATCAACGATTTCGTCCGCAAGGTGCACGGCGTCACGCATGCCCTGATCATGTCCTCGGACGGGTTCCCGCTGACCGCCTCCGACGAGGTCAGCGGGGACGACGCCGAGCAGCTGGCTGCGATCTCCAGCGGGCTGCTCAGCCTCGCCGCCAACAGCGCGGCGCTGTTCGAAAAGGGCTCCTGCGAGCAGATCATCATCCGGCTCACCCGCGGCTATTTCCTGTTCATGGGAATCGGTTCCGGGGCAGGGCTGGCCGTGCTGACCGGGCCCGACTGCGACATGAAGGTCGTCGCATACGAGATGACCCAGTTCGTGACCAACGCGGGCCATGTGCTGACCCCCGAGCGGCGGGCCGACCTGCGGCGCGTGCTCACCGCCCGGCGCCCGCGGCAGGCCTGA
- a CDS encoding DUF742 domain-containing protein yields MRSRRIRPYALTGGRTRTRHHLLVETLVSVPRYDPAVAEALMPESRSLYERARTQTSIAELSAALTLPLGVVRVLVSDLAAEGAIFIHPTAYAYHHDLHVLERILDGLKRLPV; encoded by the coding sequence ATGCGCAGCAGGCGGATCCGGCCGTACGCGCTCACCGGAGGCCGCACCCGGACCCGGCACCACCTGCTGGTGGAGACGCTGGTCTCGGTTCCGCGGTACGACCCGGCGGTCGCCGAAGCACTGATGCCGGAGTCGCGCTCGCTGTACGAGCGGGCCAGGACGCAGACCTCCATCGCGGAGCTGTCCGCGGCGCTCACCCTGCCGCTCGGAGTGGTCCGGGTGCTGGTCAGCGACCTCGCCGCGGAGGGAGCGATCTTCATCCACCCCACGGCCTACGCCTATCACCATGACCTGCACGTGCTCGAGAGGATCCTCGATGGACTCAAGCGGCTCCCTGTCTGA
- a CDS encoding sensor histidine kinase, giving the protein MATRARELLDRSRGLLDRSRVAAAHFLAGTRQEPEPARTALPSPPPDPPDSPAPGQATAPASERTEEALVGICASIALRDLNLVDSLLSQLERMEAAEEDQDRLAELYQLDHLATRLRRNAENLRVLAGRDAGENATETASLVDVVRAAMSSIDSYPRVSIGRMVSLGVVGFAAEDLSRVLAEILDNAASHSSPTSSVKVSAHLTEQGSVLMRVEDEGIGLPPERLAELNDRLEGAPVLDDDAVRHMGLAVVRRLAGRHDMRVRLDRRVPHGTTATVLIPAGLVSELPEASWSGAQTVVLPPAARTREEKRATVAAGAARQPGGAGGAGGSTARAPRPKPVSKPAPAGTTASGLPRRVPRSIKNASDLAASPQRQPEPDTDPARQEEGHRQLIDDLGAFADGERAARADRPDGPDHDTSSDGTAEESQQ; this is encoded by the coding sequence ATGGCGACGCGGGCTCGGGAACTACTGGATCGCTCGCGGGGGCTGCTGGACCGCTCCCGCGTCGCGGCTGCCCACTTCCTCGCCGGCACCCGCCAGGAACCGGAACCGGCGCGCACGGCCCTGCCTTCCCCTCCCCCTGATCCTCCGGACAGCCCCGCGCCCGGACAGGCCACGGCCCCCGCGTCCGAGCGGACCGAAGAGGCCCTGGTCGGCATCTGCGCCAGCATCGCGCTGCGCGATCTGAACCTTGTGGACAGCCTGCTGTCCCAACTGGAACGGATGGAGGCCGCCGAGGAGGACCAGGACCGGCTGGCAGAGCTGTACCAGCTGGATCATCTGGCGACCCGGCTGCGCCGCAACGCCGAGAACCTGCGAGTGCTCGCCGGCAGGGACGCCGGTGAGAACGCCACGGAGACGGCATCGCTGGTGGACGTCGTGCGCGCGGCGATGTCCTCGATCGACAGCTACCCGCGGGTCTCCATCGGCAGGATGGTCTCGCTCGGTGTCGTCGGCTTCGCCGCCGAGGACCTGAGCAGGGTGCTGGCGGAGATCCTGGACAACGCCGCAAGCCACTCATCGCCCACTTCCTCGGTGAAGGTGAGCGCGCACCTCACCGAGCAGGGCAGCGTGCTGATGCGAGTGGAGGACGAGGGCATCGGGCTGCCGCCCGAGCGGCTCGCCGAACTGAACGACCGGCTCGAAGGCGCGCCGGTGCTCGACGACGACGCGGTGCGGCACATGGGGCTGGCCGTGGTCCGCAGGCTCGCGGGCAGGCATGACATGCGGGTCCGGCTGGACCGCAGGGTGCCGCACGGCACCACGGCGACCGTGCTGATCCCGGCCGGCCTGGTGTCCGAACTGCCGGAGGCGAGCTGGTCCGGTGCGCAGACGGTGGTGCTCCCGCCCGCCGCGCGCACCAGGGAGGAGAAGCGCGCCACGGTCGCGGCCGGCGCGGCCAGGCAACCGGGCGGTGCCGGTGGCGCGGGTGGCTCCACGGCGCGCGCGCCAAGGCCGAAACCGGTCAGCAAGCCGGCTCCCGCCGGGACCACCGCCAGCGGCCTGCCGAGGCGGGTGCCGCGCAGCATCAAGAACGCCAGCGACCTGGCCGCCTCCCCACAGCGGCAGCCGGAGCCGGACACCGACCCGGCGCGGCAGGAGGAAGGCCACCGGCAGTTGATCGACGATCTCGGTGCGTTCGCCGACGGGGAGCGGGCGGCACGCGCCGATCGGCCGGACGGTCCGGATCACGACACCAGCAGCGACGGAACAGCCGAGGAATCCCAGCAGTGA
- a CDS encoding oxidoreductase, with amino-acid sequence MDLRLEGRTAVVTGASRGIGLATVRRLTAEGVRVAAAARTAPPELTGIPGSTAVPVDLTTAEGPAELISRATVALGGIDILVNNLGGVRKGITHDESFTAIGDAEWQRALELNLLSAVRTTRAALPGIVERRGVIINVSSIGARFAHPPVEYGAAKAALNNVSKALAEELGPRGVRVVTVSPGPTRTRNWEAPDSMAADLAREAGLGLDEFLAALPERMGITTGRLAEPEETAALIAFLASPHAANITGTDHRVDGGVLKTV; translated from the coding sequence GTGGATCTTCGACTGGAGGGCAGGACGGCGGTGGTCACCGGGGCCAGCAGGGGCATCGGCCTGGCCACCGTCCGCAGGCTGACGGCGGAGGGTGTGCGGGTGGCGGCCGCGGCCCGCACCGCGCCACCGGAGCTGACCGGGATCCCCGGCAGCACGGCCGTCCCGGTGGACCTGACGACCGCGGAGGGACCCGCCGAGCTCATCAGCCGCGCCACCGTGGCCCTGGGTGGGATCGACATCCTGGTCAACAACCTCGGCGGGGTTCGCAAGGGCATCACCCACGACGAGAGTTTCACCGCCATCGGGGACGCGGAGTGGCAGCGGGCGCTGGAGCTGAACCTGCTCAGCGCGGTGCGGACCACCAGGGCCGCCCTGCCCGGCATCGTGGAGCGCCGGGGCGTGATCATCAACGTCTCCTCGATCGGTGCGAGGTTCGCCCACCCACCGGTCGAGTACGGCGCGGCGAAGGCCGCGCTGAACAACGTGAGCAAGGCGCTGGCCGAGGAACTGGGGCCACGAGGCGTGCGAGTGGTCACCGTGAGCCCGGGGCCGACCCGCACCCGGAACTGGGAGGCCCCGGACAGCATGGCTGCCGACCTCGCCCGCGAGGCGGGCCTCGGACTGGACGAGTTCCTTGCCGCCCTGCCGGAACGCATGGGCATCACCACCGGCAGGCTCGCCGAGCCGGAGGAGACCGCGGCACTGATCGCATTCCTGGCTTCCCCGCACGCGGCCAACATCACCGGCACCGACCACCGCGTGGACGGTGGGGTACTCAAGACCGTGTAA
- a CDS encoding TetR/AcrR family transcriptional regulator, with translation MPRTKSFEPDTAVDLAMEVFWTKGYANTSPQDLVDAIGIGRGSLYNAFHSKHELYQLALRRYHERETDRLIKILDGAGSPTARVRSALTLVLEAARADEQRRGCMATNAAVEFGDRDEAVNHLVRRSFERQQAAMRSTIEEGQRAGEFAADLDPTCTARYLLTVTNGIRVLAKAEPDTGQPTDLVELALRCLLPGSTP, from the coding sequence GTGCCCCGCACCAAGAGCTTCGAGCCGGACACCGCCGTCGATCTGGCGATGGAGGTGTTCTGGACCAAGGGATATGCCAACACCAGCCCGCAGGACCTTGTGGACGCGATCGGTATCGGCCGCGGCAGCCTGTACAACGCCTTCCACAGCAAGCATGAGCTCTACCAGCTCGCACTGCGCCGCTACCACGAGCGGGAGACCGACCGGCTGATCAAGATCCTGGACGGCGCCGGGTCGCCGACCGCGCGGGTGCGCTCCGCGCTGACCCTGGTGCTGGAGGCCGCCAGGGCGGACGAGCAACGCCGAGGCTGCATGGCCACCAACGCGGCCGTGGAGTTCGGCGACCGGGACGAGGCGGTGAACCACCTCGTGCGCAGGTCGTTCGAGCGCCAGCAGGCGGCCATGCGCAGCACCATCGAGGAGGGGCAGCGGGCAGGCGAGTTCGCGGCGGACCTCGACCCCACCTGCACCGCCCGTTACCTGCTGACCGTGACCAACGGTATCCGGGTACTCGCCAAGGCGGAGCCGGACACCGGGCAGCCGACCGACCTGGTCGAGCTGGCCCTCCGTTGCCTCCTCCCCGGCTCGACCCCATGA
- the dnaE gene encoding DNA polymerase III subunit alpha, whose product MSSDSFVHLHVHTEYSMLDGAAKIAPLFTEASRLGMPAVGMTDHGNMYGADQFYQEARKTGIKPIIGIEAYIAPESRFHKKPVFWGQSSQRGADEYGEGGDVSGGGAYTHMTMLAENATGLRNLFKLSSLASMQGYYRKPRMDRELIAENAAGIIATTGCPSGEVQTRLRLGQKREALQAASDYRDIFGKDNFFLELMDHGLPIERSVREGLLEIGRELGLTPLATNDSHYVTKDQADSHSALLCVQSGKTLNDPNRFKFDGDGYYLKSSAEMREYWDSEVPGAADATLLVAERVESYEEVYAHRDRMPRFTVPAGHDESSWLHHEVMRGLEWRFPEQVPEGYVDRAEFELGVIAQKGFPSYFLVVADLINYARSVDIRVGPGRGSAAGSLVAYALGITNLDPIPQKLLFERFLNPERESMPDIDIDFDDRRRGEMVRYATDKYGADRVAQVITFGTIKTKAAIKDAARVQYGQPGYAIADKISKALPPPIMAKDIPLAGIVDPEHERYAEAAEVRSLIETDEEVSTIFNTARGLEGLIRNAGVHACAVIMSSEPLLEAIPLWQRDDGAIITGWDYPSCEAIGLLKMDFLGLRNLTVIGDAIDNIRANRGEEIDLDRLGMDDEESYKLLGRGDTLGVFQLDGGAMRDLLRRMLPTGFDDIVAVLALYRPGPMGMNAHNDYADRKNARQEIKPIHPELAEPLREILADTHGLIVYQEQIMQIAQKVAGYSMGRADVLRRAMGKKKKEVLEKEFEGFQAGMRASELVPGGFSDEAIQALWDTILPFAGYAFNRSHAAGYGLIAYWTAYLKANYPAEYMAALLTSVGDNKDKSAVYLSECRRLGIKVLPPDVNESALRFSAVGDDIRFGLGAVRNVGANVVESIISTRAEKGKYSSFTDFLDKSELLACNKRVIESLIKAGAFDSLGNTRLSMVQAHEEAVEAVVPLKRQEAMGQFDLFGTGGDDATDTGTGSSPLAHLKFGDEEYPRKQLLGYEREMLGLYVSAHPLDGAERILRKHAPKPIAAILADPPKEGEIVVSGLITALERRVNKKGEPWAICTVEDLDAALEVLFFPKAYAIYAADLAEDNAVVVKGRVNWREDKMSVFGAGLVPLDLSDIDTGEDEPPLMLLAAADKLDQSVVSELKQTLLAHKGDTQVHLKLVGKQRQTVFALYDYPVKVSSMLMGELKGIPGITAS is encoded by the coding sequence GTGTCGAGCGATTCATTCGTCCACCTGCATGTGCACACCGAGTACTCGATGCTCGACGGTGCGGCCAAGATCGCCCCGTTGTTCACCGAGGCGTCGCGGTTGGGGATGCCTGCGGTGGGGATGACCGACCACGGGAACATGTACGGGGCGGATCAGTTCTATCAGGAGGCGCGCAAGACCGGGATCAAGCCGATCATCGGGATTGAGGCGTATATCGCGCCGGAGTCGCGGTTTCACAAGAAGCCGGTGTTCTGGGGGCAGAGCAGTCAGCGGGGTGCGGACGAGTACGGCGAGGGCGGCGACGTCTCGGGTGGCGGCGCCTATACGCATATGACGATGCTGGCGGAGAACGCGACCGGGTTGCGGAACCTGTTCAAGCTGTCCTCGCTGGCTTCGATGCAGGGGTACTACCGCAAGCCGCGGATGGATCGGGAGTTGATCGCGGAGAACGCGGCGGGAATTATCGCGACCACCGGTTGTCCTTCGGGTGAGGTGCAGACGCGGTTGCGGTTGGGGCAGAAGCGGGAGGCGTTGCAGGCCGCCTCGGACTACCGGGACATTTTCGGGAAGGACAACTTCTTCCTGGAGTTGATGGATCATGGGCTGCCGATCGAGCGGTCGGTGCGCGAGGGTCTGCTGGAGATCGGGCGGGAGCTGGGGCTGACGCCGCTGGCGACGAATGATTCGCATTATGTGACGAAGGATCAGGCGGATTCGCATTCGGCGTTGTTGTGTGTGCAGTCGGGCAAGACGCTGAATGATCCGAACCGGTTCAAGTTCGATGGGGATGGCTACTATCTGAAGTCGTCGGCTGAGATGCGGGAGTACTGGGATTCCGAGGTTCCCGGTGCGGCGGATGCGACCCTGCTGGTGGCGGAGCGGGTGGAGTCGTATGAGGAGGTGTACGCGCACCGGGACCGGATGCCGAGGTTCACGGTGCCCGCGGGGCATGACGAGTCGTCCTGGTTGCATCACGAGGTGATGCGGGGCCTGGAGTGGCGCTTCCCCGAGCAGGTGCCGGAGGGGTATGTGGACCGGGCGGAGTTCGAGCTCGGGGTGATCGCGCAGAAGGGTTTTCCTTCCTACTTCCTCGTCGTCGCCGACCTGATCAACTACGCCCGTAGCGTGGACATCCGGGTCGGTCCCGGTCGCGGCTCGGCCGCCGGTTCGCTGGTGGCCTACGCGCTGGGTATCACCAACCTGGACCCGATCCCGCAGAAGCTGCTGTTCGAGCGGTTCCTGAACCCGGAGCGGGAGTCGATGCCGGATATCGACATCGACTTCGACGACCGCAGGCGCGGCGAGATGGTGCGGTACGCCACGGACAAGTACGGGGCGGACCGGGTGGCGCAGGTGATCACCTTCGGCACCATTAAGACCAAGGCGGCGATCAAGGACGCCGCGCGGGTGCAGTACGGTCAGCCGGGTTACGCGATCGCGGACAAGATCTCCAAGGCACTGCCGCCGCCGATCATGGCCAAGGACATTCCGCTGGCCGGGATCGTGGATCCGGAGCACGAGCGGTATGCCGAGGCGGCCGAGGTGCGCTCGCTGATCGAGACCGACGAGGAGGTCTCGACGATCTTCAACACCGCGCGGGGCCTGGAGGGGCTGATCCGTAACGCGGGTGTGCATGCCTGTGCGGTGATCATGTCCTCGGAGCCGCTGCTGGAGGCGATCCCGCTGTGGCAGCGGGACGACGGGGCGATCATCACCGGCTGGGACTACCCCTCCTGCGAGGCCATCGGCCTGCTGAAGATGGACTTCCTCGGCCTGCGCAACCTGACCGTCATCGGCGACGCCATCGACAACATCCGCGCCAACCGCGGCGAGGAGATCGACCTCGACCGGCTGGGGATGGACGACGAGGAGTCCTACAAGCTGCTCGGGCGCGGCGACACGCTCGGCGTGTTCCAGCTGGACGGCGGTGCCATGCGGGACCTGCTGCGCCGCATGCTGCCCACCGGCTTCGACGACATCGTGGCCGTGCTCGCGCTGTACCGGCCCGGACCGATGGGCATGAACGCCCACAACGACTACGCCGACCGCAAGAACGCCAGGCAGGAGATCAAGCCGATCCATCCCGAGCTGGCCGAGCCGCTACGGGAGATCCTTGCCGACACCCATGGTCTGATCGTCTACCAGGAACAGATCATGCAGATCGCGCAGAAGGTCGCTGGCTACTCCATGGGCCGCGCGGACGTGCTGCGCCGGGCGATGGGCAAGAAGAAGAAAGAGGTCCTGGAAAAGGAGTTCGAGGGCTTCCAGGCCGGGATGCGGGCCAGCGAGCTGGTTCCCGGCGGCTTCTCCGACGAGGCCATCCAGGCGCTGTGGGACACGATCCTCCCGTTCGCCGGGTACGCGTTCAACCGCAGTCACGCCGCGGGCTACGGCCTGATCGCGTACTGGACGGCGTACCTGAAGGCGAACTACCCGGCCGAGTACATGGCGGCGCTGCTGACCTCGGTGGGGGACAACAAGGACAAGTCCGCGGTCTACCTCTCCGAATGCCGCAGGCTGGGGATCAAGGTCCTGCCCCCGGACGTCAACGAGTCCGCCCTGCGGTTCTCCGCGGTCGGCGACGACATCCGCTTCGGCCTCGGCGCCGTGCGCAATGTCGGCGCCAACGTGGTCGAGTCGATCATCTCCACCCGAGCCGAAAAGGGAAAATACTCCTCCTTCACCGACTTCCTGGACAAGTCCGAACTCCTGGCCTGCAACAAACGCGTGATCGAATCCCTGATCAAGGCCGGTGCCTTCGACTCACTCGGCAACACCAGGCTGTCCATGGTCCAGGCCCACGAGGAAGCCGTGGAAGCCGTCGTCCCGCTGAAACGCCAGGAGGCCATGGGCCAGTTCGACCTGTTCGGCACCGGCGGCGACGACGCCACCGACACCGGCACCGGCAGCAGCCCACTGGCGCACCTGAAGTTCGGCGACGAGGAGTACCCCCGCAAGCAGCTCCTCGGCTACGAACGCGAGATGCTCGGCCTCTACGTCTCCGCACACCCCCTGGACGGGGCCGAACGTATCCTGCGCAAACACGCCCCCAAACCGATCGCCGCCATCCTGGCCGACCCACCCAAGGAAGGCGAGATCGTGGTCTCCGGGCTGATCACCGCGCTGGAACGCCGGGTGAACAAGAAGGGCGAACCCTGGGCCATCTGCACCGTGGAAGACCTGGACGCCGCACTGGAGGTCCTGTTCTTCCCCAAGGCCTACGCCATCTACGCCGCCGACCTCGCCGAGGACAACGCCGTCGTGGTCAAGGGCAGGGTCAACTGGCGTGAGGACAAGATGTCCGTCTTCGGCGCCGGACTGGTCCCCCTCGACCTCAGCGACATCGACACCGGCGAGGACGAGCCACCCCTGATGCTGCTGGCCGCCGCCGACAAACTCGACCAGTCCGTGGTCAGCGAGCTCAAGCAGACCCTGCTCGCGCACAAGGGCGACACCCAGGTCCACCTCAAGCTCGTCGGCAAGCAGCGGCAGACCGTGTTCGCGCTCTACGACTACCCGGTCAAGGTCTCCTCGATGCTGATGGGCGAGCTCAAGGGCATCCCTGGCATCACGGCCAGCTGA
- a CDS encoding TetR/AcrR family transcriptional regulator: MTGHTRDPEGRRRIIAAAWRLVARQGAQATTMRGIAGEAGVSTGSVTHYFTDKAEVLTSVLRYNNRRAAERIGAACAGKRGLEAVAATAHALVPGDQERLDTWTVWLAFWGHRPAPQSTMRGAGAGYGALRGWLRQGFTQAIADGEIPKNADVEHELEHLLVLIGGLGLMTGGSAELLGEVRERSQRMLAEHLSALAGRLRAPGVTAG; encoded by the coding sequence ATGACCGGACACACCCGCGACCCGGAGGGCCGCAGGCGGATCATCGCGGCTGCCTGGCGGCTGGTCGCCAGGCAGGGCGCGCAGGCGACCACCATGCGCGGGATCGCAGGCGAGGCGGGAGTCTCCACCGGATCGGTGACGCACTACTTCACAGACAAGGCCGAGGTGCTCACCTCCGTGCTGCGCTACAACAACCGGCGGGCCGCTGAGCGGATCGGCGCCGCCTGCGCGGGCAAACGCGGGCTCGAGGCGGTGGCGGCGACCGCGCACGCACTGGTGCCAGGGGACCAGGAACGGCTGGACACCTGGACCGTGTGGCTGGCGTTCTGGGGACATCGGCCAGCGCCGCAGAGCACCATGCGGGGCGCAGGCGCGGGATACGGGGCGCTGCGCGGCTGGCTGCGCCAGGGCTTCACCCAGGCGATCGCCGACGGGGAGATCCCGAAAAACGCCGATGTGGAACACGAGCTCGAGCACCTGCTGGTGCTGATCGGCGGGCTCGGCCTGATGACCGGCGGATCGGCCGAACTGCTCGGCGAGGTCCGGGAAAGATCGCAACGGATGCTCGCCGAGCATCTGTCCGCACTGGCCGGCAGGCTGCGAGCGCCGGGAGTAACAGCGGGATAA
- a CDS encoding GTP-binding protein — protein sequence MCQPDGEAGPLTISAKIVVAGGFGVGKTTFVSAVSEVPPINTEAWMTEAGEGVDDLSPDGAKSTTTVAMDFGRISLHSDLLLYLFGTPGQARFWFLWDDLSRGALGAVVLVDTSRLDQSFAAINYFENDSDLPFIVAVNLFDGQLLHELEDVREALAVAPDVPLITCDARDPASTAGALRELVTHTMSLAELSEPGRYGSTAPRPSYSGA from the coding sequence CTGTGCCAGCCGGACGGCGAGGCGGGTCCGCTGACGATCTCCGCCAAGATCGTCGTCGCGGGCGGCTTCGGCGTGGGCAAGACGACGTTCGTCAGCGCCGTCTCCGAGGTGCCGCCGATCAACACCGAGGCGTGGATGACCGAGGCCGGCGAGGGGGTGGACGACCTCTCCCCGGACGGGGCGAAGTCCACCACCACGGTGGCCATGGACTTCGGCCGGATCTCCCTGCATTCCGACCTGTTGCTGTACCTGTTCGGCACCCCGGGCCAGGCCCGGTTCTGGTTCCTCTGGGACGACCTCTCCCGCGGGGCGCTCGGCGCGGTCGTGCTGGTGGACACCAGCAGGCTGGACCAGTCCTTCGCGGCCATCAACTACTTCGAGAACGACTCGGACCTGCCGTTCATCGTCGCGGTCAACCTCTTCGACGGGCAGCTGCTGCACGAGCTCGAGGACGTGCGGGAAGCCCTCGCGGTCGCCCCGGACGTGCCGCTGATCACCTGCGACGCCCGCGATCCCGCCTCGACCGCGGGGGCGCTACGGGAACTGGTCACCCACACGATGTCCCTGGCCGAGCTCTCCGAGCCCGGCCGGTACGGCAGCACCGCCCCGCGTCCCAGCTACAGCGGCGCCTGA